A portion of the Bacillus thuringiensis genome contains these proteins:
- a CDS encoding NAD(P)/FAD-dependent oxidoreductase — protein sequence MYDVTIIGAGVSSIFMAYSLAKSNKKVLILDKGKALEDRHCPLDEGKVCNCTTCDKYFGFGGLGKSEGKFNYTNGFGGELEQKVGKEGFIQLMAEVDEILCQFGGSSVSKYSTENSSLTKRAEACGLQMLTTEVRHLGTTLSSNIFQQLYEFLLTKIKIQFHIDVQHILKQEDHFTIDTNQGTVQTKQLVFATGRSGADWLKDMCSSLNISQEQTRVDLGIRVEMKEHQLRSILKDTFETKLSYQGEHFTATTYCMNPKGRIIRKYEEGLVMPDGQNFREQGTGTSNLNFTLFIPRYFPTLKEANVYASSIIKGINQGRDRIVIQRLEDLLKKQPTAENSMEHNRIQPTLQGDYGDLNQEIPQLYIEGLKEFLLRLEQFIQEPIDQHTLLYGIDGKFYAPTIKINNHFETSIHGLFLIGDCSGVTHSLSQAAASGLYVGKYLSDI from the coding sequence ATGTATGATGTTACAATTATCGGCGCTGGAGTAAGTAGCATTTTTATGGCTTATTCACTAGCTAAAAGTAACAAAAAAGTTTTAATTCTTGATAAAGGTAAAGCGCTAGAAGATCGCCATTGTCCTTTAGACGAAGGAAAAGTGTGTAATTGTACTACATGTGATAAATATTTTGGGTTTGGTGGTTTAGGAAAATCTGAAGGGAAATTTAATTATACAAACGGATTTGGCGGAGAACTTGAGCAAAAAGTCGGTAAAGAGGGTTTTATACAACTCATGGCTGAAGTAGATGAAATTCTATGCCAGTTTGGTGGAAGTTCTGTCTCAAAATATTCTACTGAAAATTCAAGTCTCACTAAGAGAGCTGAAGCGTGTGGTTTACAAATGCTAACAACAGAAGTAAGACATCTTGGTACTACACTTTCCAGTAACATTTTTCAGCAGCTCTATGAATTTTTACTGACGAAAATAAAGATCCAATTTCATATAGATGTACAACATATTCTGAAACAGGAAGATCATTTTACAATAGATACAAATCAAGGAACAGTTCAAACTAAGCAACTAGTATTTGCAACTGGGCGTTCAGGGGCTGACTGGTTAAAAGATATGTGCAGTTCTCTAAATATTTCTCAGGAGCAAACACGTGTAGATTTAGGAATTAGAGTAGAAATGAAAGAACATCAATTACGTTCTATATTAAAAGATACTTTTGAAACAAAACTTTCTTATCAAGGTGAGCATTTCACAGCAACTACTTACTGTATGAATCCAAAAGGACGCATCATTCGAAAGTACGAAGAAGGTTTAGTTATGCCTGACGGTCAAAATTTTCGAGAGCAAGGAACTGGCACTTCTAATTTAAATTTCACTTTATTTATTCCTCGCTATTTTCCAACTCTCAAAGAAGCAAATGTATACGCAAGTTCAATTATTAAAGGCATTAACCAAGGACGAGATCGGATTGTTATACAGCGCTTAGAGGACTTACTAAAGAAACAACCTACGGCGGAAAACAGCATGGAACATAATCGTATACAGCCTACACTACAGGGGGACTATGGAGATTTGAATCAAGAAATTCCTCAATTATATATTGAAGGGCTAAAAGAATTTTTATTACGCTTAGAACAATTTATACAAGAGCCTATCGATCAGCATACTTTACTATATGGAATTGATGGAAAGTTCTATGCTCCTACGATAAAAATTAATAATCATTTTGAAACTAGTATACATGGGCTATTTTTAATTGGAGATTGTTCAGGCGTTACGCATTCATTATCTCAAGCAGCTGCAAGTGGTCTTTATGTTGGAAAGTACTTATCTGACATTTAA
- a CDS encoding cell wall hydrolase → MKLLKIKHIIPLSAAAITFVCSQSTAEASTIHTVKKNDTLWGISKQYGVSIQSIKQANNKGNDKTFIGEQLHIPGSVKSNEITVPQNAKPANISEQIIYQVQPGDSLETIAKRYNVTVQSIKQINNTVGNKLYTGQHLKINSSISQKEKDLMARLVTAEAGGESYKGKVAVAKVILNRVNAKGFPNTITGVIYEPIKYGYAFTPVTDGRINQPASAEAKMAVEEAISTNGVDSDWIYFYNPKTSTDKWITTRQTVAVIGNHVFAK, encoded by the coding sequence ATGAAATTACTAAAAATAAAACATATAATTCCTTTATCTGCGGCCGCAATTACATTCGTATGTAGTCAAAGTACAGCTGAAGCTTCTACCATTCATACAGTAAAAAAGAACGATACACTTTGGGGCATTAGTAAACAATACGGAGTTTCAATACAATCCATTAAACAGGCTAATAATAAAGGAAACGATAAAACCTTTATTGGCGAACAGTTACATATTCCAGGGTCCGTGAAATCAAATGAAATCACTGTTCCTCAAAACGCCAAGCCTGCGAACATTTCTGAACAAATTATTTATCAAGTACAACCGGGAGATTCATTAGAAACGATAGCAAAGCGTTACAATGTCACTGTCCAATCTATAAAACAAATTAACAATACAGTCGGAAACAAGCTTTATACAGGACAACATTTAAAAATCAACTCAAGCATTTCACAAAAAGAAAAAGACTTAATGGCACGCTTAGTTACCGCTGAAGCAGGTGGCGAATCCTATAAAGGAAAAGTAGCAGTAGCAAAAGTTATACTAAATCGTGTAAATGCAAAAGGTTTTCCAAATACAATAACAGGCGTTATTTATGAACCTATTAAATACGGATATGCATTTACTCCTGTTACAGATGGAAGAATTAATCAACCTGCAAGTGCAGAAGCAAAAATGGCTGTAGAAGAGGCTATCTCCACAAATGGAGTAGATTCAGACTGGATTTATTTCTACAATCCAAAAACATCAACGGACAAGTGGATTACGACACGTCAAACAGTAGCAGTAATTGGTAACCATGTGTTTGCTAAATAA